The following are from one region of the Anomaloglossus baeobatrachus isolate aAnoBae1 chromosome 1, aAnoBae1.hap1, whole genome shotgun sequence genome:
- the LOC142316265 gene encoding uncharacterized protein LOC142316265 isoform X2 gives MSPGFNNIFSTLNYGPSEDVIDESNVPGFHQSVTDTEMMRSVYMMENNQDFETAENRDSDIELVEVHCSSVLPLYATAENRDSAIELVEVPCSPVLPPAPNAPKKSGKSIRRDLKNRKDVQLLAKNLEFAKENIPIPSTSFNEKTTNPGPVEVQYATHASTSSLQRCNYDSPQITPQRANVIVRTTPLSRTKPLSPSNIVNREDTTASIKYPRNSVPKKREARATSPKQPGNLIPKAINMNTIRVQHTEQPSVNTSEV, from the exons ATGAGTCCAGGATTTAACAACATTTTTAGTACTCTGAATTATGGACCCAGTGAAGATGTAATTGATGAGTCAAATGTTCCAGGTTTTCATCAATCGGTCACAG ATACTGAAATGATGCGGTCAGTTTATATGATGGAAAACAATCAAGACTTTGAAACAGCTGAAAATCGGGACTCGGATATCGAACTCGTAGAAGTGCACTGTAGTTCTGTACTGCCCCTGTATGCAACAGCTGAAAATCGGGATTCGGCTATCGAACTCGTAGAAGTGCCCTGTAGTCCTGTACTTCCCCCGGCTCCTAACGCTCCAAAAAAATCCGGAAAATCAATAAGAAGGGACCTCAAGAATAGAAAAG ATGTTCAACTATTGGCCAAAAACCTTGAATTTGCAAAAGAGAATATTCCCATCCCGTCGACATCGTTCAATGAGAAGACTACTAATCCAGGGCCTGTAGAAGTACAATATGCAACTCATGCTT CAACGTCGTCTCTGCAGAGGTGTAATTATGACTCGCCGCAGATAACTCCGCAAAGAGCTAATGTGATCGTGAGAACAACGCCTCTTTCACGAACAAAGCCTCTTTCACCAAGCAATATTGTGAATCGTGAAGATACGACTGCGTCCATCAAGTATCCCAGGAATTCAGTACCGAAGAAACGTGAGGCTAGAGCTACATCCCCCAAGCAACCCGGGAATTTAATTCCAAAGGCTATAAATATGAACACTATACGGGTGCAGCACACTGAGCAACCATCAGTTAATACTTCTGAAG tctaa
- the LOC142316265 gene encoding uncharacterized protein LOC142316265 isoform X1 has protein sequence MSPGFNNIFSTLNYGPSEDVIDESNVPGFHQSVTDTEMMRSVYMMENNQDFETAENRDSDIELVEVHCSSVLPLYATAENRDSAIELVEVPCSPVLPPAPNAPKKSGKSIRRDLKNRKDVQLLAKNLEFAKENIPIPSTSFNEKTTNPGPVEVQYATHASTSSLQRCNYDSPQITPQRANVIVRTTPLSRTKPLSPSNIVNREDTTASIKYPRNSVPKKREARATSPKQPGNLIPKAINMNTIRVQHTEQPSVNTSEGSSSDFGIVMPLKKRSDSKRRVSKKQRVDSTSAYTVRPVWADEQDIMLTAMSGQYVQCKLYQNKLKYFCDTYERFMNAYPTSDIIAELSEFKREHAIVLSQPNKKESL, from the exons ATGAGTCCAGGATTTAACAACATTTTTAGTACTCTGAATTATGGACCCAGTGAAGATGTAATTGATGAGTCAAATGTTCCAGGTTTTCATCAATCGGTCACAG ATACTGAAATGATGCGGTCAGTTTATATGATGGAAAACAATCAAGACTTTGAAACAGCTGAAAATCGGGACTCGGATATCGAACTCGTAGAAGTGCACTGTAGTTCTGTACTGCCCCTGTATGCAACAGCTGAAAATCGGGATTCGGCTATCGAACTCGTAGAAGTGCCCTGTAGTCCTGTACTTCCCCCGGCTCCTAACGCTCCAAAAAAATCCGGAAAATCAATAAGAAGGGACCTCAAGAATAGAAAAG ATGTTCAACTATTGGCCAAAAACCTTGAATTTGCAAAAGAGAATATTCCCATCCCGTCGACATCGTTCAATGAGAAGACTACTAATCCAGGGCCTGTAGAAGTACAATATGCAACTCATGCTT CAACGTCGTCTCTGCAGAGGTGTAATTATGACTCGCCGCAGATAACTCCGCAAAGAGCTAATGTGATCGTGAGAACAACGCCTCTTTCACGAACAAAGCCTCTTTCACCAAGCAATATTGTGAATCGTGAAGATACGACTGCGTCCATCAAGTATCCCAGGAATTCAGTACCGAAGAAACGTGAGGCTAGAGCTACATCCCCCAAGCAACCCGGGAATTTAATTCCAAAGGCTATAAATATGAACACTATACGGGTGCAGCACACTGAGCAACCATCAGTTAATACTTCTGAAGGTTCGTCTAGTGATTTTGGTATTGTAATGCCTCTAAAAAAACGTTCTGATTCAAAACGGAGAGTAAGCAAAAAGCAGAGAGTTGACTCTACATCAGCTTACACAGTGAGACCTGTGTGGGCTGATGAACAGGACATCATGCTTACTGCTATGTCTGGACAGTATGTCCAATGCAAACTTTACCAGAACAAACTAAAATATTTTTGTGATACCTATGAAAGATTCATGAATGCATATCCAACATCTGACATTATCGCAGAACTATCTGAATTCAAAAGAGAGCATGCTATTGTATTATCACAACCTAATAAAAAGGAATCACTGTGA